In a genomic window of Anoxybacter fermentans:
- a CDS encoding DUF1116 domain-containing protein, which yields MSIKEANQKAIEIVLNAQPTLVDIQTAIDVVPGMTKKTILHAGPPFKNGWESMSGPVRGAVIGALLYEGLAKTKEEAIELAKSGEIIFDSCHHHNAVGPMAGIMSASMPVWVVENTTYGNRAYCTLNEGLGKVLRYGAYSPDVIERLRWMENILAPVLKKALELVGPINLKTLIAEALQMGDEGHNRNRAGTSLLIRKLAPGLVKSGYDAETVASVFEFMNGNDHFFLNLTMPACKATMDPAHGIENSTLVSTMARNGTEFGIRVSGLGDRWFTAPAEIIDGLYFPGYGPEDANPDVGDSVITETTGIGGFAMAAAPAITQFVGGTPEDALKYTNAMYEITLAENNAYLIPAMDFRGTPTGIDIRKVVESGILPIINTGIAHKEPGVGQVGAGLVRPPMKCFEDAVVAFAEKMQR from the coding sequence ATGAGTATTAAAGAAGCAAATCAAAAGGCTATTGAAATTGTCTTGAATGCTCAACCTACTCTGGTTGACATACAGACTGCTATTGATGTAGTACCTGGTATGACCAAAAAAACCATTTTACATGCCGGGCCACCATTTAAAAATGGTTGGGAGTCTATGTCCGGTCCCGTTCGCGGAGCAGTAATTGGAGCTCTGCTTTATGAAGGGCTGGCAAAAACCAAAGAGGAAGCCATTGAATTGGCTAAATCCGGTGAGATAATTTTTGACTCCTGTCATCATCATAATGCTGTTGGTCCAATGGCAGGTATCATGTCTGCATCTATGCCAGTCTGGGTTGTAGAAAATACCACTTATGGCAATAGAGCTTACTGTACTTTAAACGAAGGTCTGGGTAAAGTTTTGCGTTATGGAGCTTATTCGCCAGATGTAATCGAAAGACTTCGCTGGATGGAAAATATTTTAGCACCTGTATTAAAGAAAGCTCTGGAGTTAGTTGGTCCAATTAATTTAAAAACACTGATTGCTGAAGCCTTGCAGATGGGTGATGAGGGACATAATCGGAACCGGGCCGGTACTTCCCTTTTGATCCGGAAACTGGCACCCGGGTTGGTGAAATCGGGTTATGATGCTGAGACTGTTGCTTCTGTCTTTGAATTTATGAATGGTAATGATCATTTCTTTTTAAATCTGACCATGCCTGCATGTAAAGCTACCATGGATCCGGCTCATGGAATTGAAAACAGTACTCTGGTTTCAACCATGGCCCGGAATGGTACAGAGTTTGGCATTAGGGTAAGTGGGTTAGGTGATCGCTGGTTTACTGCACCAGCTGAAATTATTGATGGTCTTTACTTCCCGGGTTATGGTCCGGAAGATGCTAACCCCGATGTAGGTGATAGTGTAATTACCGAAACAACGGGTATCGGTGGTTTTGCTATGGCAGCAGCACCTGCAATTACCCAATTTGTAGGTGGTACTCCCGAAGATGCTCTGAAATATACAAATGCTATGTATGAAATTACTTTAGCTGAAAATAATGCATATCTTATCCCTGCAATGGACTTTAGAGGTACTCCAACCGGTATTGATATCCGTAAGGTGGTTGAAAGCGGAATTCTGCCTATTATTAATACCGGTATTGCCCACAAGGAACCGGGTGTAGGTCAAGTTGGTGCAGGTTTGGTTCGACCTCCAATGAAATGTTTTGAAGATGCAGTAGTAGCATTTGCTGAAAAGATGCAGAGATAA
- a CDS encoding DUF2877 domain-containing protein yields MKTRELKAKSIGDLLYSKLMEKSLNGEIHSIFSSVINVKFEEELYTIGKSQIGNGPLTVLLPVMGENLNKWGLAPGDPVFANRMEINLNNFLRIDLKDAQIWSSKWQNRPNFNKNFQLLSRARAMILREGNLNGLGGLLEDQFQFTSDTFIEYNQKILIKMAIPSLNKIKEGLLKRSEIFWNGVRELVGLGPGLTPASDDLLVGFLLTFRYLESAGLYKLPDFNLATFSKWVKSKTNLISAMGLILAFEGRPLEFIRDAIQNLFNGEKIKTILSILRLIDRGSTSGTDILTGIILAGEVFQQIYKTQCYNTAELKEE; encoded by the coding sequence ATGAAAACCAGAGAGTTAAAAGCGAAAAGCATTGGAGATTTACTTTATAGTAAATTAATGGAAAAATCCCTTAATGGAGAGATCCATTCTATATTTTCATCCGTCATCAATGTTAAATTTGAAGAGGAACTCTATACCATTGGTAAGTCACAAATTGGTAATGGACCTTTGACCGTTTTGCTGCCGGTAATGGGTGAGAATTTAAATAAGTGGGGGCTGGCTCCGGGTGATCCGGTTTTTGCCAATAGAATGGAGATTAATCTCAATAATTTCCTGAGGATTGATCTGAAGGATGCTCAAATCTGGAGTAGCAAGTGGCAAAATAGACCAAATTTTAATAAAAATTTCCAACTTCTTTCCCGGGCCAGAGCTATGATATTAAGGGAAGGAAACCTCAATGGGCTGGGCGGACTTTTGGAGGATCAGTTCCAGTTTACAAGTGATACATTTATTGAATATAACCAAAAGATACTTATAAAAATGGCTATTCCTTCCCTTAATAAAATAAAAGAAGGCTTACTTAAAAGGTCAGAAATTTTCTGGAATGGGGTCAGGGAACTTGTTGGTCTGGGCCCGGGATTAACGCCAGCTAGTGATGATTTATTGGTAGGTTTTCTTTTAACATTTCGATATCTGGAGTCAGCTGGTTTATATAAACTACCAGATTTTAATTTGGCGACTTTTTCAAAGTGGGTGAAATCAAAAACAAATTTGATCAGTGCTATGGGTTTGATTTTAGCTTTTGAAGGAAGACCTCTGGAATTTATAAGAGATGCAATTCAGAATCTTTTTAATGGCGAAAAGATTAAAACAATTTTGAGTATTTTGCGTCTTATTGATCGCGGAAGTACTTCTGGAACTGATATTCTGACAGGAATTATTCTGGCAGGAGAAGTCTTTCAACAAATTTATAAAACTCAGTGTTACAACACTGCTGAATTAAAGGAGGAATGA
- a CDS encoding cyclase family protein, with product MKLYDLTQPIGINTPPWPTYEPLEVKYFKRLSTHRVNGQLIKTSNHVGTHLDGERHFWTAGRDIASIPLEDLVHEGVIVDLSDIGEYGIYTSKDITDRVEVKEGDILIIYTGFSKYAWYQPDADEEAYMIKHPGPTIEFAEWCKKMKIRWIGVDCGSADHPMNTVIRQLRPDLAEECDRVMREKYGKGLDDFFKPEHRQLMHTELFPHHIIHVENIGGDIEKILNRRMLIGCFPWRFVDGESSICRVVAFDLEG from the coding sequence ATGAAACTTTATGATCTGACCCAGCCAATTGGTATTAATACTCCTCCATGGCCAACTTATGAGCCGTTGGAAGTAAAGTACTTTAAGCGCCTTTCTACCCATCGGGTAAATGGTCAACTTATCAAGACCAGTAACCATGTTGGTACCCATTTAGATGGTGAGCGGCATTTCTGGACAGCTGGTCGTGATATTGCCAGTATTCCACTGGAAGATCTGGTACATGAAGGTGTTATTGTTGATTTAAGCGATATTGGTGAATATGGAATTTACACTTCCAAAGATATAACTGATCGTGTAGAGGTAAAAGAAGGCGATATCCTGATTATCTACACCGGATTCAGTAAATATGCCTGGTATCAGCCTGATGCTGATGAAGAAGCTTACATGATTAAGCATCCTGGACCAACAATTGAATTTGCTGAATGGTGCAAAAAGATGAAGATTCGCTGGATCGGTGTTGACTGTGGTTCTGCTGATCATCCAATGAATACTGTAATCCGTCAACTCCGTCCTGACCTGGCTGAAGAATGTGATCGGGTAATGCGGGAGAAGTATGGTAAAGGTCTTGATGACTTCTTTAAACCTGAACACCGTCAATTGATGCATACTGAACTCTTCCCACATCATATCATCCATGTTGAAAATATCGGCGGTGATATTGAAAAGATTTTGAATAGAAGAATGCTTATTGGATGTTTCCCATGGAGATTTGTTGACGGCGAATCCAGTATCTGTCGTGTTGTTGCTTTTGATCTGGAAGGGTAA
- a CDS encoding sodium ion-translocating decarboxylase subunit beta, translated as MITRLFDFLNSTGYANITLGQGGMIIISCFLMYLAIKKKYEPLLLLPIAFGMLLANLPLSGIMDGPVGDSVGGLLYYLYKGVKLGIYPPLIFLGVGAMTDFGPLIANPKTLILGAAAQFGIFFTLLGALILGFSPTEASSIGIIGGADGPTAIFLTAKLAPHLLGSIAVAAYSYMALVPIIQPPIMRALTTKEERQVVMKTLRPVSKTERILFPILVTIIVGLFLPSAVPLLGSLMFGNLMRESGVVDRLLKTSQNDLLNIITIFLGLSVGATATAERFLTVKTIMIIGLGLVAFAFGTAMGVIFGKIMYRLSGGKVNPLIGAAGVSAVPMAARVVQTVGQKENPKNFLLMHAMGPNVAGVIGSAVAAGVLLSILG; from the coding sequence ATGATTACAAGGCTATTTGATTTTTTAAACTCAACTGGTTATGCGAACATCACACTGGGTCAGGGCGGAATGATTATAATTTCCTGCTTTTTGATGTATCTAGCCATAAAAAAGAAATATGAACCACTGCTTCTTTTACCCATAGCTTTTGGTATGCTATTAGCTAACTTACCTCTGTCAGGAATTATGGATGGCCCGGTAGGTGATAGTGTGGGGGGACTTCTTTATTATCTTTATAAAGGGGTTAAATTGGGAATTTATCCTCCCCTGATCTTTCTTGGAGTTGGTGCTATGACCGATTTTGGGCCACTAATTGCCAATCCCAAAACATTAATTTTGGGTGCGGCGGCTCAATTTGGAATTTTTTTCACCCTTTTAGGTGCTTTGATATTAGGGTTCAGTCCCACTGAAGCCAGTTCAATCGGGATTATTGGTGGTGCTGATGGTCCAACTGCCATCTTTTTAACAGCAAAACTTGCTCCTCATTTGTTGGGTTCAATTGCGGTAGCGGCATACTCCTATATGGCCCTGGTTCCCATTATTCAACCACCGATTATGCGGGCTTTGACCACCAAAGAGGAGCGGCAGGTAGTGATGAAGACACTTCGCCCTGTTTCTAAAACAGAACGAATTCTTTTTCCTATTCTGGTAACTATCATAGTTGGACTCTTTTTACCGTCTGCTGTACCATTACTGGGAAGTCTGATGTTTGGTAACCTGATGCGGGAATCGGGTGTGGTTGATCGACTCTTAAAAACGTCTCAGAATGATTTGCTGAACATTATAACTATCTTTTTAGGACTTTCTGTAGGTGCAACAGCTACCGCAGAAAGGTTCTTGACTGTGAAAACTATTATGATTATAGGGCTTGGTCTTGTAGCTTTTGCCTTTGGTACAGCTATGGGAGTAATATTTGGAAAGATTATGTACAGATTGAGTGGTGGTAAAGTTAATCCACTGATTGGTGCTGCAGGAGTATCAGCAGTACCCATGGCTGCACGGGTAGTTCAGACAGTTGGTCAAAAAGAGAATCCGAAAAATTTTCTTCTGATGCATGCCATGGGTCCAAATGTTGCTGGTGTAATCGGCTCTGCCGTTGCTGCAGGAGTTTTGTTATCCATTTTAGGATAA
- a CDS encoding CaiB/BaiF CoA transferase family protein: protein MTNNKPLKDVIVLDLTRVLAGPYCTMILADLGAEVIKVERPGVGDDSRAFGPFINGKSAYFISLNRGKKSIVLNLKDEKDREIFKQLVKKVDVLTENFRPGTMEKLGFGYEELKKINPRLIYAATSGFGHTGPKSKKAAYDMIVQAAGGIMSITGHPGGPPTRVGASIGDIIAGLFTAIGVCAALYQREKTGKGQKIDVAMLDSQVAILENAIARYIVTGEPPKPLGARHPSITPFEAFKAADDWVIIAIGNDALWAKFCKAVGREDLIDHPEFATNAKRTENYDKLKPIMDEIISKKTAAEWIEELDKAGIPVGPINTIDKLFEDPQIKARNMLVDVNDPEIGKMKVAGNPIKMSSFEDEKDRQPAPNLGEHTEEILKRFLG from the coding sequence ATGACCAATAATAAACCGTTAAAGGATGTAATAGTTCTCGATCTTACCCGGGTTCTGGCGGGGCCATATTGTACAATGATTTTGGCCGATCTCGGGGCAGAAGTAATTAAGGTTGAGCGTCCCGGGGTCGGTGACGATTCCCGGGCCTTTGGCCCATTTATCAATGGCAAGAGCGCATATTTTATCAGTCTTAATCGGGGGAAAAAAAGTATTGTTCTTAATTTAAAAGATGAAAAAGATCGGGAAATATTTAAACAATTGGTAAAAAAAGTAGATGTATTGACAGAAAACTTCCGACCCGGAACAATGGAAAAACTTGGTTTTGGGTATGAAGAGTTAAAGAAAATCAACCCCCGTTTAATTTATGCGGCAACTTCCGGTTTTGGTCACACAGGTCCTAAATCTAAAAAAGCTGCTTATGATATGATTGTTCAGGCGGCCGGTGGAATTATGAGTATAACGGGTCATCCGGGCGGGCCTCCTACCCGTGTAGGGGCTTCCATTGGAGATATTATTGCTGGTCTATTTACTGCCATTGGCGTTTGTGCAGCCCTTTATCAGCGCGAAAAGACTGGAAAAGGGCAAAAGATTGATGTTGCCATGTTAGATTCCCAGGTGGCAATTCTGGAGAATGCTATTGCCCGTTATATTGTGACTGGTGAGCCGCCAAAACCTCTGGGTGCGCGGCATCCTTCTATTACACCATTTGAAGCCTTTAAAGCTGCTGATGATTGGGTGATTATAGCTATAGGTAATGATGCGCTCTGGGCCAAATTCTGTAAAGCAGTTGGTCGGGAAGATTTGATTGACCATCCCGAATTTGCAACCAATGCTAAACGGACCGAGAACTATGATAAACTCAAACCGATTATGGATGAGATTATTTCTAAAAAGACTGCCGCTGAGTGGATTGAAGAGTTAGACAAAGCTGGAATTCCTGTAGGACCAATTAATACAATTGATAAACTCTTTGAAGATCCACAGATTAAAGCCCGCAATATGCTGGTAGATGTTAATGATCCTGAAATTGGTAAAATGAAGGTTGCTGGTAATCCAATTAAGATGTCCTCTTTTGAGGATGAGAAAGATCGGCAACCTGCTCCCAATCTGGGTGAACATACTGAAGAAATCTTAAAAAGATTTTTGGGGTAA
- a CDS encoding fdrA domain protein, producing MAKNKIVDLFGKELKVINMGLESFANDLKSLNVAVIQMDWRPPAGGNKKMASLLAMLKD from the coding sequence GTGGCGAAAAATAAGATTGTTGATCTTTTTGGCAAAGAATTAAAAGTTATTAACATGGGCCTTGAATCCTTTGCAAATGATTTAAAATCTCTTAATGTTGCGGTTATACAAATGGACTGGAGGCCACCTGCGGGTGGTAATAAAAAGATGGCCTCACTATTGGCAATGTTAAAAGATTAA
- a CDS encoding nitroreductase family protein produces the protein MDVMEAIRKRRSIRAYKNEPISDEILQKLLTAGQLAPTGNNKQPWKLIVVRDPEMRKKINDACAQDFIGDAPVILVACSSKEPKDMNTTIVVDHITLVAVAEGLGSCWIRSFDEAKIKELLDIPEEIHVVCLLPIGYPAENPEMPERKPLSELVSYEKY, from the coding sequence ATGGATGTAATGGAAGCTATTCGGAAACGGAGAAGTATAAGAGCTTATAAAAATGAACCTATCAGTGATGAGATTTTACAAAAACTTTTAACAGCAGGACAGCTGGCTCCAACCGGTAATAACAAACAGCCCTGGAAACTGATAGTAGTCCGGGATCCTGAGATGAGAAAGAAGATAAATGATGCCTGTGCTCAGGATTTTATCGGTGATGCTCCTGTTATACTTGTGGCATGTTCCAGTAAAGAGCCTAAAGATATGAATACTACTATTGTTGTTGATCATATTACTCTGGTAGCTGTTGCTGAAGGTCTTGGAAGTTGCTGGATTAGATCTTTTGATGAAGCGAAAATAAAGGAATTATTAGATATTCCTGAAGAAATTCATGTGGTATGTCTATTGCCCATTGGTTATCCTGCTGAAAATCCTGAAATGCCTGAAAGAAAGCCATTATCTGAATTGGTGTCTTATGAAAAGTATTGA
- the fdrA gene encoding acyl-CoA synthetase FdrA translates to MAKKVIIKPNRYYDSVKLMSISKSISSMEGVTQAVVVMGTDHNKETLKKVNLNTPETEKATPGDLIIAVEAEEAVMDKVLKEIEEALTRRKTGSDDEYRPRRLESAIEALPGANMIIISVPGEYAKNEAMKALENNLHVMLFSDNVSIEDEKELKDFAAEKGLLLMGPDCGTAIINNVPLAFANVVRKGKIGIVAASGTGAQEVSTIIHKAGEGISQLIGTGGRDLSVTIGGSMMLRGLEALNEDPETEVIVLISKPPAKEVVDKVLAEVEKVEKPVVIIFLGGDLRALKDSKAYGAKTLEDAALKAVALLRGEKPREIEFTMDREEVEKIAASEAEKIGSKQKYVRGLFTGGTLADEAMQILSSKLGDIYSNIPFREELALDEDLKSIKHTCIDLGDDVFTVGRPHPMIDPSTRIERLEEEIKDEEMAVLLLDVVIGYGSHHDPAGELVPILKKAKEVYRERGGYLSIVASVCGTEEDPQNLMEQKGKLEEIGVIVMPSNAQAARLAAMIVEKIQ, encoded by the coding sequence ATGGCAAAAAAGGTGATTATTAAGCCCAATAGATATTATGACTCGGTAAAGTTAATGTCTATTTCTAAAAGCATCAGCAGCATGGAAGGTGTTACCCAGGCTGTTGTAGTTATGGGTACAGATCATAATAAGGAGACATTAAAAAAGGTAAATTTAAATACCCCTGAGACAGAAAAAGCAACTCCCGGTGATCTGATTATAGCTGTTGAGGCAGAAGAAGCAGTAATGGATAAAGTATTAAAAGAAATTGAAGAAGCTTTAACCCGGCGTAAAACCGGTAGTGACGATGAATATCGTCCAAGAAGACTTGAAAGTGCTATTGAAGCACTACCAGGTGCTAATATGATAATCATCTCTGTTCCAGGTGAATATGCAAAGAATGAGGCCATGAAGGCACTGGAAAATAATCTTCATGTTATGCTTTTTAGTGATAATGTATCGATTGAAGATGAGAAAGAATTAAAGGATTTCGCTGCTGAAAAAGGTCTTCTGCTCATGGGGCCTGATTGCGGTACTGCTATTATTAATAATGTTCCGTTAGCTTTTGCTAATGTGGTTCGTAAGGGTAAGATAGGAATTGTAGCTGCTTCTGGTACTGGTGCTCAGGAAGTAAGTACAATAATTCACAAAGCAGGAGAAGGAATCTCCCAATTAATTGGTACCGGTGGACGCGATCTTTCGGTAACTATTGGTGGAAGTATGATGCTCCGCGGTCTGGAAGCATTAAATGAAGATCCTGAAACTGAAGTAATTGTTTTGATCTCCAAACCTCCTGCAAAGGAAGTTGTTGATAAGGTATTGGCTGAAGTTGAAAAGGTTGAAAAGCCTGTTGTAATTATCTTTTTAGGTGGCGATTTAAGAGCTTTAAAAGATTCAAAGGCATATGGTGCTAAAACTCTGGAAGATGCAGCTTTGAAAGCTGTAGCACTATTACGCGGTGAAAAGCCCAGGGAAATTGAGTTTACAATGGATAGAGAAGAAGTTGAAAAGATTGCTGCTAGTGAGGCTGAAAAAATCGGAAGTAAGCAGAAATATGTCCGCGGTCTCTTTACCGGTGGTACTCTGGCAGATGAAGCAATGCAAATCCTTTCCAGCAAATTGGGTGATATTTATTCAAATATTCCCTTTAGAGAAGAGCTGGCCTTAGATGAAGATCTAAAGAGTATAAAACATACCTGTATTGATCTTGGTGATGATGTATTTACAGTTGGACGTCCTCACCCAATGATTGATCCATCTACCCGGATTGAGCGGTTAGAGGAAGAGATAAAAGATGAAGAAATGGCGGTTCTTCTTCTTGATGTGGTCATAGGTTATGGTTCTCATCACGATCCAGCCGGTGAATTGGTGCCAATTCTTAAAAAAGCAAAAGAAGTTTATAGAGAACGGGGAGGTTATCTTTCTATTGTTGCATCTGTCTGTGGTACAGAAGAAGATCCACAAAATCTTATGGAACAGAAAGGGAAATTAGAAGAAATTGGTGTTATTGTTATGCCAAGTAATGCTCAGGCTGCCCGTTTAGCTGCAATGATTGTAGAAAAGATCCAATGA
- a CDS encoding PucR family transcriptional regulator yields MKREIGITVREALRLEPLKNAKIVAGTKGINRVIKSVNIMEVPDIVKWVKEGELLLTTVFAIRDDKEAQRRLIPTLAGRGLAGIAIKPGRYIEEIPSIMLKQADEYGFPLIELPFEASFSDLMDSILSEILNVQAVFLKKSLDTHEMLMDVVLKGGGLEEIARTLARLVQNPVAILNQNFEVQALDLMGQMEKENLFEVDQRNPVLQLKERFLPGKKKVGRFKETLIQVNNREIRQMSIPILVGQDNYGYIFVWEIVRKLEAIDLISIERAVTVAAMEILNQQSIFEVERRYQNDLLYDLLNGRFESEDVMLSRAKAMHWDLKGPFCVIIFELIKDSNANSNSRKKHMIWNRIVQGVKQICENKKEEVIFGEWGTRLILLHSIPDKQDDLDNYLGKTIDEVKQLIEQYQQKYYIGVSSLSKGLFSLKQSYREAKESIRVAKITNCYGKVLYYEKLGVYRLLHKIDAKVLENFLHDILGPLIRYDQENNTELVKTLDCYFKNNANLKRLADELYVHYNTILYRMERIQTILGVDLSDRDTRLNLEIALKIYFG; encoded by the coding sequence ATGAAACGAGAGATTGGAATTACTGTAAGGGAAGCCTTACGGCTTGAACCCTTGAAGAATGCAAAGATTGTAGCGGGAACGAAAGGAATAAATCGGGTTATTAAATCTGTTAATATTATGGAAGTACCGGATATTGTCAAGTGGGTCAAAGAGGGAGAACTGTTATTAACCACTGTATTTGCTATTAGAGATGACAAAGAAGCGCAGCGCCGATTAATTCCTACTCTGGCGGGTCGGGGACTTGCAGGTATTGCTATTAAACCAGGGCGTTATATTGAAGAAATTCCCTCAATTATGCTTAAACAGGCTGATGAATATGGTTTTCCGTTGATAGAACTTCCCTTTGAAGCCTCCTTTTCTGATCTTATGGATTCTATTTTAAGTGAAATTTTAAATGTTCAGGCAGTATTTTTAAAAAAATCTCTCGATACTCACGAGATGTTAATGGATGTGGTATTGAAAGGTGGCGGTCTGGAGGAAATTGCTAGAACTCTGGCCAGGCTTGTACAGAATCCGGTGGCTATCTTAAACCAGAATTTTGAAGTTCAGGCTCTGGACCTTATGGGTCAAATGGAGAAAGAAAATTTATTTGAAGTTGACCAGAGGAACCCGGTTCTGCAGCTAAAAGAAAGGTTTTTGCCCGGCAAAAAGAAAGTGGGGCGTTTTAAAGAGACCTTGATTCAGGTTAATAATAGGGAGATACGGCAAATGTCAATTCCTATCCTGGTTGGTCAGGATAACTATGGCTATATTTTTGTCTGGGAGATAGTCCGAAAGCTGGAAGCTATTGATCTGATAAGTATTGAAAGGGCAGTGACGGTAGCAGCAATGGAGATTTTAAACCAGCAGTCTATCTTTGAAGTTGAACGCCGATACCAGAATGACCTTCTTTATGATCTTTTGAATGGACGGTTTGAATCAGAAGATGTGATGCTTTCCCGAGCAAAGGCTATGCACTGGGACCTTAAAGGACCATTCTGTGTAATTATCTTTGAATTGATTAAGGATTCTAATGCCAACAGTAACTCACGAAAAAAACATATGATCTGGAATCGAATTGTCCAGGGTGTAAAACAAATCTGTGAAAATAAAAAAGAAGAAGTTATATTTGGAGAGTGGGGCACCAGGTTAATCTTACTTCATTCTATTCCTGATAAACAGGATGATCTGGACAATTATCTGGGGAAAACCATTGATGAAGTTAAGCAATTAATTGAACAATATCAACAAAAATATTATATCGGTGTTAGTTCTCTCTCAAAGGGACTTTTTTCTCTCAAACAAAGTTATAGGGAAGCCAAGGAGTCAATTAGGGTGGCAAAAATAACCAATTGCTATGGGAAGGTTCTATATTATGAAAAGTTAGGTGTTTACCGTTTGCTGCATAAAATTGATGCCAAAGTTTTAGAAAATTTTTTGCATGATATCCTGGGCCCTCTAATCCGATATGATCAGGAGAATAACACCGAACTGGTAAAAACCCTGGATTGCTATTTTAAAAATAATGCTAACTTAAAGCGTTTGGCAGATGAGTTATACGTTCACTATAATACCATTCTTTATAGGATGGAACGAATTCAAACTATTCTGGGTGTTGATCTTAGTGATCGGGATACTCGTCTGAATTTAGAGATTGCTTTGAAAATTTATTTTGGTTGA
- a CDS encoding carbon-nitrogen hydrolase family protein codes for MKEFVAAGVQIAIKPNDVEANLEKIVKWIDKAVYEYEAELIVFAETITTGFTPNMSAEELWDLVDTIPGRLTGPVAEAAKKHGVYVVLPTYERGPSRGIVYNSAALIGPEGEIVGVYRKTHPFPTERKAAGGWCTPGTSAEVYETKLGKIGMIICYDGDFPELCRLLAVKGAEVIVRPSALLRSYEIWEMTNMARAYDNHVYMIGVNSIGPDAGGNYYFGHSMIVSPIAQKLALARGTEEIIAVKLNPDPLKYISYGTKSPMIFDHLEDRHIAIYKDILKEAKSQFEPARRIPYEKKAFSEDKNE; via the coding sequence ATGAAAGAATTTGTAGCAGCAGGCGTACAGATTGCCATTAAACCAAATGATGTTGAAGCTAATTTAGAAAAAATTGTTAAATGGATAGATAAAGCTGTTTATGAATATGAAGCAGAATTGATCGTCTTTGCTGAGACTATAACAACTGGTTTTACCCCAAATATGTCAGCTGAAGAACTATGGGATTTGGTTGATACTATTCCTGGGCGTTTGACCGGGCCTGTAGCAGAAGCGGCTAAAAAGCACGGGGTTTATGTTGTTCTGCCTACCTATGAGCGGGGGCCATCTAGAGGAATTGTCTATAATTCAGCAGCCCTTATTGGACCTGAAGGTGAAATTGTGGGTGTATATCGTAAAACCCATCCATTTCCAACAGAACGGAAGGCAGCTGGGGGTTGGTGCACTCCTGGAACCAGTGCAGAAGTCTATGAGACTAAATTAGGTAAGATCGGAATGATTATCTGCTATGATGGTGATTTTCCTGAATTGTGCCGCCTTTTGGCTGTAAAAGGCGCAGAAGTGATTGTTCGCCCTTCTGCACTTTTAAGGAGTTATGAGATCTGGGAGATGACCAACATGGCCCGTGCCTATGATAACCATGTTTATATGATTGGTGTTAATTCTATTGGGCCAGATGCTGGAGGGAATTATTATTTTGGGCATAGTATGATTGTAAGTCCTATTGCTCAAAAATTGGCGCTGGCCCGTGGAACAGAAGAGATTATTGCTGTTAAGCTTAATCCAGATCCTCTTAAATATATCAGCTATGGAACTAAATCACCAATGATCTTTGATCATCTGGAAGATCGGCATATCGCTATTTATAAAGACATTTTAAAAGAGGCAAAAAGTCAGTTTGAACCTGCCCGGCGGATTCCATATGAAAAGAAGGCATTTTCTGAAGATAAAAATGAATAA